In Pseudovibrio brasiliensis, the following are encoded in one genomic region:
- the lysA gene encoding diaminopimelate decarboxylase gives MHYFEFKDGVLHAEDVALTEIAAEVGTPFYCYSRATFERHFKVFDGAFDGIDHLTCYAMKANSNIAILTVLAKLGAGADVVSEGELRRALKAGIPANKIVFSGVGKTRQEMRFALNAGILCFNVESEPELKRLSEVASEMGKVAPISLRINPDVDAKTHAKISTGKAENKFGIPWDRARAVYNEAAKLPGLKVTGMDMHIGSQITELEPFESAIVVLGELIGLLREDGIEIEHLDVGGGLGIPYGGGIEAPLPTEYAKIVREHIERLGVTLITEPGRLIAGNAGILVTETIYRKEGEAKNFVIVDAAMNDLIRPTLYEAHHDIGAVSEERQNGEQMVADIVGPVCETGDYLARDREMPKFEEGDLLAVYSCGAYGATQSGTYNTRLLVPEVLVDGDKFAIIRQRPSYDELLNQDVVPNWVEKA, from the coding sequence TTGCATTACTTTGAGTTCAAGGATGGCGTGCTTCACGCTGAAGACGTTGCGCTGACTGAAATTGCAGCGGAAGTTGGAACCCCATTTTACTGCTATTCCCGCGCAACCTTTGAGCGTCACTTCAAGGTTTTTGATGGTGCGTTTGATGGAATAGATCATCTGACCTGTTATGCAATGAAGGCGAACTCCAATATCGCCATTCTGACGGTGCTGGCAAAGCTTGGTGCTGGTGCAGATGTTGTTTCTGAAGGGGAACTGCGCCGCGCACTGAAAGCGGGCATTCCTGCGAACAAGATTGTGTTCTCTGGCGTTGGCAAGACCCGTCAGGAAATGCGCTTTGCACTGAACGCAGGCATCCTGTGCTTCAACGTGGAATCCGAGCCTGAGCTGAAGCGTCTTTCCGAAGTTGCTTCTGAGATGGGCAAGGTTGCGCCAATTTCTCTGCGCATCAATCCGGACGTTGATGCGAAGACCCATGCCAAGATCTCTACCGGTAAGGCCGAGAACAAGTTCGGTATTCCGTGGGACCGAGCGCGCGCCGTTTACAATGAAGCGGCAAAGCTGCCGGGCCTGAAAGTTACCGGTATGGACATGCATATCGGGTCTCAGATTACCGAGCTTGAGCCGTTTGAGAGTGCAATTGTTGTACTGGGCGAGCTGATTGGCCTGCTGCGCGAAGATGGCATTGAGATCGAGCATCTTGATGTGGGTGGTGGTCTGGGCATTCCTTACGGAGGCGGAATTGAAGCGCCGCTGCCAACGGAATATGCAAAGATTGTTCGTGAACACATTGAGCGCCTTGGCGTTACGCTGATTACCGAACCTGGCCGTTTGATTGCAGGAAACGCCGGTATTCTCGTAACCGAAACGATTTACCGTAAAGAAGGTGAAGCGAAGAATTTCGTCATCGTGGATGCTGCGATGAACGATCTGATCCGCCCGACCCTTTATGAGGCACACCATGACATTGGCGCGGTGAGCGAAGAGCGTCAGAACGGTGAGCAGATGGTGGCGGACATTGTTGGCCCTGTTTGTGAAACCGGTGACTATCTGGCTCGTGACCGTGAAATGCCGAAGTTTGAGGAAGGCGACCTGCTGGCGGTTTATTCCTGTGGTGCTTACGGTGCGACACAATCCGGCACGTACAACACCCGCCTTCTGGTGCCTGAAGTTTTGGTTGATGGCGACAAGTTTGCGATCATCCGTCAGCGCCCAAGCTACGATGAGTTACTAAATCAAGACGTTGTGCCGAACTGGGTTGAAAAGGCTTAA
- the lptM gene encoding LPS translocon maturation chaperone LptM, protein MSSQGMKDITKSRSSKLLIGLTIVALGLSVSACGRKGSLETPSQARATADGAPPPLNDAPAPQIPDEKDESLFLDPLIGADEDDPDFNF, encoded by the coding sequence ATGAGCTCGCAAGGCATGAAAGACATTACAAAAAGCCGTAGTTCCAAGCTTTTGATTGGCCTCACAATTGTTGCACTCGGTCTGAGTGTTTCCGCTTGTGGGCGTAAAGGCAGTTTGGAAACGCCAAGCCAAGCTCGGGCGACTGCAGATGGTGCACCGCCACCCCTGAATGATGCTCCTGCGCCGCAGATTCCGGATGAAAAGGACGAAAGTCTGTTTCTTGATCCGCTGATCGGTGCGGACGAAGATGATCCAGACTTCAATTTTTAG
- the argH gene encoding argininosuccinate lyase, with protein MSNRMWGGRFAEGPDAIMEEINASIDFDRKLYRQDIAGSKAHVSMLAAQGIVSAEDAEKIAQGLDTILSEIEEGTFTFSRALEDIHMNIEARLAELIGPTAGRLHTARSRNDQVATDFRLWVRDSLDDLEAQVTDLMQALAEKAEEHAAVVMPGFTHLQSAQPVTFGHHLMAYVEMFSRDRSRLQDARARMNESPLGCAALAGTSFPIDREMTAASLGFDRPTANSLDGVSDRDFAIEALADASICAMHLSRLAEEIVIWCSAQFGFIKLSDKFSTGSSIMPQKKNPDAAELIRAKTGRIYGALNSLLVMMKGLPLTYSKDMQEDKEQAFDALPNLSLALAAMTGMMRDLEPNVKTLKKAAGSGYSTATDLADWCVRVVGMPFRDAHHVTGALVKMAVDKGVDLHRLTLEEMQSVESKITDDVYSVLSVDKSVRSRVSYGGTSPVNVRKQSRRWLKQLEREQKTEK; from the coding sequence ATGAGCAACCGCATGTGGGGGGGCCGTTTTGCGGAAGGGCCAGATGCAATCATGGAAGAGATCAATGCTTCCATCGATTTTGATCGTAAGCTCTACCGACAAGACATAGCCGGATCCAAGGCTCATGTTAGCATGTTGGCTGCACAGGGCATCGTTAGCGCAGAAGATGCCGAAAAGATAGCTCAGGGTCTAGACACAATTCTGTCAGAGATCGAGGAAGGCACGTTTACCTTCTCCCGTGCGCTTGAAGACATTCACATGAATATCGAAGCGCGTCTGGCAGAACTGATTGGCCCGACCGCTGGCCGTCTTCATACAGCTCGTTCACGTAACGACCAAGTTGCCACAGATTTCCGTCTTTGGGTACGCGACTCTTTGGACGATCTTGAGGCACAGGTGACAGACCTGATGCAGGCTCTCGCTGAAAAGGCTGAAGAGCACGCTGCCGTTGTGATGCCGGGCTTTACACACTTGCAGTCTGCGCAGCCGGTGACTTTTGGTCACCATCTGATGGCTTATGTTGAAATGTTCTCTCGTGACCGCTCCCGCCTGCAAGATGCGCGTGCGCGTATGAATGAGAGCCCACTGGGCTGTGCGGCGCTGGCTGGTACATCCTTCCCGATTGACCGTGAGATGACTGCGGCTTCTCTGGGTTTTGACCGTCCAACAGCGAACTCTCTGGATGGTGTTTCTGACCGTGACTTTGCGATTGAAGCGCTGGCGGATGCCTCCATCTGTGCGATGCACCTGTCTCGTTTGGCAGAGGAAATCGTGATCTGGTGTTCTGCTCAGTTCGGTTTCATCAAGCTTTCCGACAAGTTCTCGACCGGTTCTTCCATCATGCCACAGAAGAAGAACCCGGATGCAGCTGAGCTGATCCGCGCGAAAACTGGCCGTATCTATGGCGCGCTGAATTCTCTTCTCGTGATGATGAAGGGTCTGCCGCTGACCTATTCCAAAGACATGCAGGAAGACAAAGAGCAGGCGTTTGACGCTCTGCCAAACCTGTCTCTGGCGCTGGCAGCTATGACTGGCATGATGCGTGACCTTGAGCCGAATGTGAAAACGCTGAAGAAAGCAGCGGGTTCTGGCTACTCAACCGCGACTGATCTGGCTGACTGGTGTGTGCGTGTGGTTGGTATGCCATTCCGTGATGCTCACCATGTGACTGGTGCACTTGTTAAGATGGCTGTCGATAAGGGCGTGGACCTGCATCGCCTGACATTGGAAGAGATGCAGAGCGTTGAGTCGAAGATCACTGACGATGTCTACAGCGTTCTTTCCGTTGATAAATCTGTTCGCAGCCGTGTCTCTTATGGGGGCACCAGCCCGGTGAATGTGCGCAAGCAATCCCGCCGTTGGCTGAAGCAGCTTGAGCGTGAGCAGAAGACGGAAAAGTAA
- the tlpA gene encoding thiol:disulfide interchange protein TlpA → MKKLTVTGKFGLGKGLIAALAGFVVVGGAVWALNQQKSEDPQALACSSSMNTAKNLKGLTTGEVAAFLPAEKPLNLSELKFNDADGNLITMADLKGTKLLNLWATWCAPCRKEMPHLDKLQREAGNEEFNVIAVNMDRGENNPKPLKFLNDIGVKDLAYFSDHTMKTFNDLRTKGKAPGLPSTIMIGEDGCEIGTMFGPADWAAPEAFTLVNAALAAQKEHKTAQAN, encoded by the coding sequence ATGAAGAAACTGACAGTTACCGGAAAGTTCGGCCTCGGAAAAGGGCTTATTGCAGCATTAGCTGGATTTGTCGTCGTAGGCGGAGCTGTATGGGCGCTTAATCAGCAAAAAAGTGAGGATCCACAAGCCCTCGCCTGCTCTTCTTCAATGAATACCGCAAAAAATCTCAAGGGTTTGACCACAGGCGAAGTCGCCGCTTTTCTGCCTGCTGAGAAGCCTCTGAATCTGTCTGAGCTGAAATTCAACGATGCAGATGGCAACCTCATCACCATGGCGGATCTGAAGGGCACCAAACTACTCAACCTCTGGGCCACATGGTGCGCCCCTTGCCGCAAAGAAATGCCTCACTTGGACAAACTGCAGCGTGAAGCCGGCAACGAAGAGTTCAACGTCATCGCTGTGAACATGGACCGCGGCGAGAACAATCCAAAACCGCTGAAGTTCCTGAATGATATCGGCGTGAAGGATCTGGCCTACTTCTCAGACCACACCATGAAGACCTTCAACGACCTGCGCACCAAGGGTAAAGCCCCTGGCTTGCCAAGCACGATCATGATCGGTGAAGACGGCTGCGAAATCGGCACCATGTTCGGGCCCGCCGACTGGGCAGCTCCAGAAGCCTTCACCCTCGTCAACGCCGCACTGGCCGCACAAAAAGAACACAAAACCGCTCAGGCAAATTAA
- a CDS encoding VOC family protein, with product MFKPNSVILYVEDVEKSTEFYTDVLQSGPIERFQEFSLFSLGEDVTLGLQSAQGIDPKPQPSFGGFELSLSDVSREEVDQVYSLWKEKGIPIVLEPTDLDFGYTFVATDPDGHRLRVCATDTTNVS from the coding sequence ATGTTTAAGCCCAATAGCGTTATTCTCTATGTCGAAGACGTTGAGAAAAGCACCGAGTTTTATACGGACGTTCTGCAAAGTGGCCCGATTGAGAGGTTTCAGGAATTTTCTCTGTTCTCTTTGGGGGAGGATGTCACTCTTGGGCTACAATCTGCGCAAGGGATTGATCCGAAACCTCAGCCATCGTTTGGAGGGTTTGAGCTGTCACTGAGTGATGTGAGCCGGGAAGAGGTGGATCAGGTTTATAGTCTCTGGAAAGAGAAGGGTATTCCGATCGTTCTGGAGCCCACTGATCTGGATTTTGGTTACACGTTTGTTGCGACTGATCCAGATGGACATCGGTTGCGGGTGTGCGCGACTGATACGACAAACGTAAGTTAG
- a CDS encoding YccF family protein yields the protein MRYAGNVIWFIFGGWLLALMWLLYGVLFAITIIGLPYTKAAIEMAKLSAWPFGKEVVHIRDLDNKEATTTTVLSGAFGFIFNILWFPFGLSLSLAYLIAGLLNCITLIGIPFGIQAFKLAGISLWPVGRRVVTTELAELVRQDKAKATLESYRA from the coding sequence ATGCGCTACGCGGGTAATGTTATTTGGTTTATTTTTGGGGGCTGGCTGCTAGCACTAATGTGGCTTCTGTATGGTGTTTTATTTGCGATCACAATTATCGGTTTGCCATACACAAAGGCAGCTATTGAAATGGCTAAGCTGTCTGCTTGGCCTTTCGGCAAAGAAGTGGTTCACATCCGTGATCTAGACAACAAAGAAGCAACGACAACAACTGTGTTATCTGGTGCATTTGGTTTTATCTTCAACATCCTTTGGTTCCCATTTGGCCTTTCACTGTCTCTTGCTTATCTGATCGCTGGTCTGTTGAACTGCATTACGCTTATTGGTATCCCATTCGGTATCCAAGCATTCAAACTTGCGGGTATTTCACTTTGGCCTGTAGGACGTCGTGTTGTGACCACTGAGCTTGCTGAGTTGGTTCGCCAAGATAAAGCTAAAGCAACGCTTGAGAGCTACAGAGCATAA
- the tesB gene encoding acyl-CoA thioesterase II — translation MTKAVENLLDLLDLEKLEENLFRGISPQSGWQRVFGGQVIGQALVAASRTVGAERQANSLHGYFLRPGDPKVPIVYEVDRIRDGGSFTTRRVVAIQHGHAIFSMSASFQRVETGMEHQIEMPDVPMPEDLMPISEISDELISKAPEPVQKYWKRERPIELRPLDLGQYFSRKKQEPVQHVWVRAASKLPDDPRIHQCVLAYASDMTLLDTALFPHGINVFVPNLQVASLDHAMWFHSDFRFDEWLLYTQDSPRSAGGRGFSRGSLYTRDGVLVASAVQEGLMRMRDRPVPGKG, via the coding sequence ATGACGAAGGCTGTTGAAAATCTACTGGACCTTTTGGATCTGGAGAAATTAGAGGAAAATCTGTTTCGCGGGATAAGTCCCCAAAGCGGCTGGCAGCGCGTTTTTGGTGGACAGGTGATTGGTCAGGCCCTCGTTGCAGCCTCCCGTACGGTTGGCGCGGAGCGGCAGGCAAACTCGCTGCACGGGTATTTTCTGCGTCCGGGTGATCCAAAGGTGCCGATCGTCTATGAGGTGGACCGTATTCGCGATGGTGGCAGCTTTACCACGCGGCGCGTTGTGGCGATCCAGCATGGCCATGCGATCTTCTCCATGTCCGCTTCCTTCCAGCGCGTTGAGACGGGGATGGAGCATCAGATTGAGATGCCGGATGTGCCGATGCCGGAAGACCTGATGCCGATTTCTGAAATCTCCGATGAGCTGATCTCCAAGGCGCCGGAGCCTGTGCAAAAGTACTGGAAGCGGGAGCGCCCGATTGAGCTGCGTCCGTTGGATCTGGGGCAGTATTTCTCTCGCAAGAAGCAGGAGCCGGTGCAGCATGTTTGGGTGCGTGCAGCCTCCAAGCTGCCGGATGATCCGCGTATTCATCAGTGTGTGCTTGCGTATGCTTCGGATATGACACTGTTGGATACGGCGCTGTTCCCACATGGCATCAACGTGTTTGTGCCAAATCTGCAGGTAGCGAGTTTGGATCACGCCATGTGGTTCCACAGCGACTTCCGCTTTGATGAGTGGCTGCTTTACACGCAGGATAGCCCACGCTCAGCTGGTGGCCGTGGTTTCAGTCGTGGCAGTCTTTATACGCGAGATGGTGTGCTGGTGGCGTCTGCCGTTCAGGAAGGCCTGATGCGGATGAGAGATCGTCCTGTGCCGGGTAAGGGGTAG
- a CDS encoding ubiquinone biosynthesis hydroxylase codes for MSKKQTATEELYDVTIGGGGYVGLSLALALKQSEPSMKVALVDLRPRSAIENDPRSSAIAAGAVRMLDQLGIWYQLEDEAQPITEMIVTDSKLHDSVRPVFLTFAGDVDEGEPFAHMVQNNHMVGALHDAATDAGVHIFAPDSVKDFAVEPAHVNITLGSGKTIQSRLIVAADGVRSKLRDLAGIHCNRWSYNQSGIVTTVAHERPHNGRAEEHFLPSGPFAILPLKGNRSSIVWTEKTNEANRLVNGDEFTFEIELERRFGHHLGELKLDGPRAAFPLNLVLARSFVTNRFALAGDAAHGIHPIAGQGLNFGFKDVAALSEVLVDAHRLGLDIGAAHILERYQSWRRFDTWQMGMTTDVLNRLFSNNIDPVRAVRDLGLGLVERMPFLKKHFIGEAAGMAGPSPKLLLGNPL; via the coding sequence ATGAGCAAGAAGCAAACCGCCACTGAAGAGCTTTATGACGTCACCATTGGCGGCGGCGGTTATGTTGGCCTCTCGCTCGCACTTGCTTTGAAGCAGTCAGAACCTTCCATGAAAGTCGCCCTCGTCGACCTTCGCCCACGTTCAGCAATCGAGAACGATCCACGCTCCTCCGCCATCGCGGCAGGCGCTGTTCGTATGCTCGATCAGCTCGGCATCTGGTACCAGCTGGAAGACGAAGCCCAGCCAATCACCGAGATGATCGTCACAGACAGCAAGCTGCACGACAGCGTGCGCCCTGTCTTCCTCACCTTTGCTGGCGACGTTGATGAAGGCGAACCATTCGCTCATATGGTTCAGAACAACCACATGGTCGGCGCATTGCATGATGCAGCCACAGATGCTGGTGTTCACATCTTCGCACCGGACAGCGTCAAAGACTTCGCCGTCGAACCGGCTCACGTCAACATCACCCTTGGCAGCGGCAAAACCATCCAGTCCCGCCTCATCGTGGCAGCCGATGGTGTGCGCTCCAAACTCCGTGACCTGGCAGGCATCCACTGCAACCGCTGGAGCTACAACCAGAGCGGCATCGTCACCACCGTCGCGCATGAACGCCCGCACAATGGCCGCGCAGAAGAACACTTCCTGCCATCCGGCCCATTCGCGATCCTGCCATTGAAGGGCAACCGCTCTTCCATCGTCTGGACCGAAAAAACCAACGAAGCCAACCGTCTGGTCAATGGCGATGAGTTCACATTCGAGATCGAACTGGAACGCCGCTTCGGTCATCATCTGGGCGAGCTTAAACTGGACGGTCCTCGCGCTGCGTTTCCTCTGAACCTCGTGCTGGCTCGCTCCTTCGTCACCAACCGCTTTGCGCTTGCAGGCGACGCTGCCCATGGCATCCACCCAATTGCAGGCCAAGGCCTCAACTTCGGCTTCAAAGACGTTGCAGCCCTTTCAGAGGTGCTTGTAGATGCGCACCGTCTCGGCCTTGATATCGGTGCAGCGCACATTCTGGAACGCTACCAGAGCTGGCGTCGCTTCGACACATGGCAGATGGGCATGACCACCGACGTACTGAACCGCCTGTTCTCCAACAACATCGACCCGGTCCGCGCTGTCCGCGATCTCGGCCTCGGTCTTGTTGAGCGCATGCCGTTCCTGAAAAAGCACTTCATCGGCGAAGCAGCAGGCATGGCCGGCCCTTCCCCAAAACTGCTCCTCGGCAATCCGCTTTAA
- a CDS encoding SDR family oxidoreductase has product MKDKRSILITGCSTGIGYAAAHILRDRGWQVFPTCRKPEDADRLRSEGFDAFHLDYCDAESIQSAVESVLEVTGGHLDALFNNGAYGLPGAVEDLPTDALRRQFETNFFGWHELTRLVIPVMRKQGHGRIVQCSSILGLVAMDYRGAYNATKFALEGYTDTLRLELHGSGIQVSLIEPGPIQSEFSKTAVKMFFKEIGEDAKNASHFRESYNRRLTMLAKGGTTKFKLQPDAVVKKLTHAIEAPKAKARYYVTTPTYIMTFLRRILPTSLVDVILRSSAKSEE; this is encoded by the coding sequence GTGAAAGACAAACGCTCCATCCTCATCACCGGATGTTCCACCGGCATTGGCTATGCCGCCGCGCACATTTTGAGAGACAGAGGATGGCAGGTCTTTCCCACTTGTCGCAAACCCGAAGACGCAGACCGCCTGCGCTCAGAAGGCTTTGACGCCTTCCATCTGGATTATTGCGATGCCGAATCTATTCAGTCCGCCGTTGAGTCAGTTCTGGAAGTCACAGGCGGCCACCTGGATGCCCTCTTCAACAACGGCGCCTATGGCCTTCCCGGCGCTGTTGAGGATCTCCCGACAGATGCCCTGCGCCGCCAGTTTGAAACCAACTTCTTCGGCTGGCACGAGCTGACACGCCTCGTCATTCCGGTCATGCGCAAACAGGGCCATGGCCGCATCGTGCAGTGCTCTTCCATCCTCGGCCTCGTCGCCATGGACTACCGCGGCGCCTACAACGCCACCAAGTTTGCACTAGAAGGCTATACCGATACCCTGCGGCTGGAACTGCATGGCTCAGGCATACAGGTTTCCTTGATCGAACCGGGTCCGATTCAATCCGAGTTCTCCAAAACCGCTGTAAAAATGTTCTTCAAGGAGATTGGTGAGGACGCCAAAAACGCCTCCCACTTCCGCGAAAGCTACAACCGCCGCCTCACCATGCTCGCCAAAGGCGGCACCACAAAGTTCAAGCTCCAACCCGATGCCGTAGTCAAAAAACTCACCCACGCCATCGAAGCCCCAAAGGCAAAGGCCCGCTACTACGTCACCACCCCAACCTACATCATGACCTTCCTCCGCCGCATCCTACCAACATCACTGGTAGACGTTATCCTGAGAAGCTCGGCAAAGTCGGAAGAGTGA
- a CDS encoding GNAT family N-acetyltransferase, producing MEIRFRSIPAKLTYQLRQQVLWPDSAIERVMVPEDHQALHIGAFEEENLIGVGSFFFDLPSVRLRKLAVLPEKQGRGIGSNLIRFAASQPELQKADYIWCDARKDAASFYQRLGFQIEGDTFEKFGVSYLRARAKIAELTGETGVTGL from the coding sequence TTGGAGATTAGGTTCCGAAGCATTCCGGCAAAGCTCACCTATCAGCTTCGTCAGCAGGTGCTTTGGCCAGACTCCGCTATTGAGCGGGTCATGGTTCCAGAAGATCACCAGGCTCTTCATATCGGTGCCTTTGAAGAGGAGAACTTGATTGGCGTCGGGTCTTTCTTCTTCGATCTCCCGTCCGTGAGGCTGCGAAAGCTCGCAGTTCTGCCAGAAAAACAAGGGCGTGGCATCGGCAGCAACCTCATCCGCTTCGCAGCAAGCCAACCCGAACTGCAAAAGGCAGATTACATCTGGTGCGACGCAAGAAAAGACGCTGCTTCGTTCTACCAGCGCCTCGGTTTCCAGATTGAAGGAGATACCTTCGAGAAATTTGGTGTAAGTTACCTACGCGCCCGCGCCAAGATTGCTGAACTGACTGGGGAAACGGGAGTGACTGGGCTTTAA
- a CDS encoding MFS transporter, giving the protein MTQQAVLGARDVNLIRGVFFLQPIALGAWFPRIAEIQQRLQVSEGEFALALVGMPVGLLIMLMFAGRLTEKFGARQLLIIGLFAFICLMPLPTYASSILQLFVYLAVVGSSLAFVELCMNVIADKTERKCGQLIMSGCHGLWSLGVLVGSLISSGFSWVGYGPSESILMVSGMALLPALFTSYSLTEGREPDVAEKSEDGFQMPSGALVAVCFFAFGITMTEGAIADWSAIYVTDLFDLSAGYAGIAYSTFAMMLTFGRLTGDWLRSRVEVQVAAAGIVVLALIGVGILVFSPNYAVSLLGFGLVGLGVSGGFPLAVTAAAEKPGRSAAANVGLMTQIALGGFLVGPLVIGYAADHLGIQGGFMLMLPALVLSLFMSRSLIKR; this is encoded by the coding sequence ATGACACAACAAGCAGTGCTCGGTGCGCGCGATGTGAATCTTATTCGCGGCGTCTTCTTTCTTCAACCTATAGCGCTTGGCGCCTGGTTTCCACGCATCGCAGAAATTCAGCAAAGACTTCAGGTGAGCGAAGGGGAGTTTGCGCTGGCTCTGGTTGGTATGCCGGTGGGCCTGCTGATCATGCTGATGTTTGCCGGTCGGTTGACTGAGAAGTTTGGTGCGCGTCAGCTTTTGATCATCGGCTTGTTTGCGTTCATCTGCCTGATGCCCCTGCCGACTTATGCGAGTTCCATTTTACAGCTCTTCGTCTATCTGGCGGTTGTTGGTAGTTCGCTGGCGTTTGTTGAGCTCTGCATGAATGTGATTGCGGATAAGACGGAGCGGAAGTGTGGGCAGCTGATTATGTCGGGCTGTCATGGATTGTGGAGCCTGGGCGTGTTGGTGGGAAGTCTGATCAGCTCCGGATTCTCCTGGGTTGGTTATGGGCCCTCTGAAAGCATCCTTATGGTGAGTGGGATGGCGTTGCTGCCTGCGCTGTTTACTTCCTACAGTCTGACAGAAGGGCGGGAGCCTGATGTTGCTGAGAAGTCTGAGGATGGTTTCCAGATGCCAAGTGGTGCGCTGGTTGCTGTGTGCTTTTTTGCGTTTGGTATCACCATGACCGAAGGTGCGATTGCGGACTGGTCTGCGATTTATGTGACTGACCTGTTCGATCTTTCCGCCGGATACGCAGGTATTGCTTATAGCACCTTTGCGATGATGCTGACCTTTGGCCGTCTGACGGGTGACTGGTTGCGGTCCCGTGTTGAGGTTCAGGTTGCTGCCGCAGGCATTGTTGTTCTCGCGCTCATTGGTGTTGGTATTCTGGTGTTCTCACCGAACTACGCTGTGTCTCTGCTTGGTTTTGGTCTCGTTGGCCTTGGCGTTTCCGGTGGGTTCCCATTGGCTGTAACGGCTGCTGCTGAAAAGCCGGGCCGCTCTGCTGCCGCTAATGTGGGCCTGATGACCCAGATCGCGCTTGGAGGCTTCCTCGTTGGTCCGCTCGTCATCGGTTATGCGGCTGATCACCTTGGCATTCAGGGCGGCTTCATGTTGATGCTTCCTGCACTTGTGCTGAGCCTGTTTATGAGCCGGTCTCTGATTAAGCGGTGA
- a CDS encoding TspO/MBR family protein — translation MCYATAAYGGIVTAPAIPEWYASLTKPSFNPPDWLFAPVWSVLYTLLAISIWLATEFQQTGTNDAAKPPAKTSIQITFVIVLFLNGIWSWAFFGQQNPTLGLVVLIILLALSFFTFRLFYRAQIFAAWLYLPYLLWVSFAAILNVSIVVLN, via the coding sequence TTGTGTTACGCCACAGCAGCTTACGGCGGCATTGTCACCGCACCGGCCATTCCGGAGTGGTATGCCTCCCTCACCAAGCCATCCTTCAATCCACCGGACTGGCTTTTCGCACCGGTTTGGTCTGTTCTTTACACACTTCTTGCCATCAGCATCTGGCTGGCCACTGAATTTCAACAGACTGGCACCAATGATGCAGCCAAACCGCCGGCTAAAACCAGTATTCAGATAACATTTGTTATCGTGTTGTTCTTAAACGGCATTTGGTCCTGGGCATTCTTCGGACAGCAAAATCCAACACTTGGCCTTGTTGTCCTTATCATCTTGCTCGCGCTAAGTTTTTTCACTTTCCGACTATTTTATAGAGCGCAAATCTTTGCAGCTTGGCTCTATCTGCCCTATCTCCTTTGGGTTAGCTTTGCAGCCATCCTTAATGTCTCTATTGTGGTTCTGAATTAA
- a CDS encoding twin transmembrane helix small protein, whose amino-acid sequence MSGIVATLVPIALLAVALVLALGLWNMMRGGDPNRSQKLMRYRVLLQFAAIILIMLSVYLASTS is encoded by the coding sequence ATGAGCGGTATTGTTGCCACTCTGGTTCCTATTGCCCTTCTCGCCGTCGCTCTGGTCCTCGCTCTCGGCCTCTGGAACATGATGCGCGGCGGAGATCCTAATCGCTCGCAAAAGCTGATGAGATATCGCGTTCTGCTACAGTTCGCGGCTATCATATTGATTATGCTCTCTGTTTATCTGGCAAGCACATCCTGA
- a CDS encoding cob(I)yrinic acid a,c-diamide adenosyltransferase, whose product MVTLNKIYTKTGDDGTTALGSGERRQKHDLRIEAYGTVDETNSIVGIVRLHASKEMPVLDELLGRIQNDLFDLGADLATPDTGEDLGYEPLRITENQVSALEDAIDQMNVELTPLKSFVLPGGTPLATYLHQARTVSRRAERLVAALYQKEKVNKQALQYLNRLSDLFFVASRYANLKGEGDVLWVAGKNR is encoded by the coding sequence ATGGTCACCCTCAATAAGATCTATACAAAAACTGGCGATGACGGCACCACTGCTCTGGGCAGCGGCGAGCGTAGACAAAAGCACGATCTGCGTATCGAAGCCTATGGAACCGTTGACGAAACCAACTCTATTGTCGGCATTGTTCGCCTGCATGCATCCAAAGAGATGCCAGTACTGGACGAACTGCTCGGCCGCATTCAAAACGACCTGTTCGATCTCGGCGCTGATCTGGCAACCCCGGATACCGGCGAAGACCTCGGATACGAGCCGCTCCGCATTACAGAAAATCAGGTCAGCGCTCTGGAAGACGCAATTGACCAGATGAATGTTGAGCTTACTCCATTGAAATCATTCGTCTTACCGGGCGGAACACCACTGGCGACATATCTGCACCAGGCAAGAACAGTTTCTCGCCGCGCAGAACGCCTCGTTGCCGCGCTCTATCAAAAAGAGAAGGTCAACAAGCAAGCCCTGCAGTACCTCAATCGCCTCTCTGACCTCTTCTTTGTTGCGTCTCGCTACGCAAATCTGAAGGGTGAAGGCGATGTTTTGTGGGTGGCAGGCAAAAACAGATAG